The Williamsia sp. DF01-3 genome has a window encoding:
- the rpsP gene encoding 30S ribosomal protein S16 — MSVKIKLTRLGKIRNPQYRIVVADARTRRNGRAIETIGRYHPKEEPSLIEVDSERAQYWLGVGAQPTEPVAALLKITGDWQKHKGLPGAEGTLRVAEPKPSKQDLFNAALAAADNGPSAEATTPKKKAAKKADDSSKADAPKAEAGAADEAPAEAADK, encoded by the coding sequence GTGTCTGTCAAGATCAAGCTCACCCGCCTCGGCAAGATCCGCAATCCCCAGTACCGCATCGTCGTCGCCGACGCCCGCACCCGTCGCAATGGCCGGGCCATCGAGACCATTGGTCGTTACCACCCGAAGGAAGAGCCGAGCCTGATCGAGGTCGACTCCGAGCGTGCGCAGTACTGGCTGGGAGTCGGCGCACAGCCGACCGAGCCCGTTGCAGCACTGCTGAAGATCACCGGTGACTGGCAGAAGCACAAGGGACTACCGGGCGCCGAGGGCACGCTGCGTGTTGCCGAGCCCAAGCCCAGCAAGCAGGACCTGTTCAACGCCGCACTCGCCGCCGCTGACAACGGACCGTCCGCCGAGGCCACCACACCGAAGAAGAAGGCCGCCAAGAAGGCCGACGATTCCTCGAAGGCCGACGCCCCCAAGGCAGAGGCAGGCGCTGCCGACGAGGCCCCAGCCGAGGCCGCTGACAAGTGA
- the ftsY gene encoding signal recognition particle-docking protein FtsY, with the protein MNTTAVIAIVVVVVVLLLALVATGLVLSRRRRISLRDSADRTPSDGSRQVDKSGGYKAGGGFSFTQGGATALAEPPKTGDTPTIERTDTDGQPGVGDDAAIPRDAPKRGYTNVPLPEPKVDEPRSPAVDEQPATEVGGAEPTVIEPDIVDPAIVEPEVVEPAIVEDSVVETPLREPLAPAEPISDTTVEPAPPGRVLDDIAPTAGRLGHLRGRLSRSQNAFGKSMLGLLGAGDLDEDSWEEIEDTLLLADIGTSVTMAVVDELRTALAANPVSNAAEVRALLRRVLIGQIEPDLDRSIRALPHAGTPSVLLVVGVNGTGKTTTTGKLARVLVADGRRVLLGAADTFRAAAADQLQTWAERVGAEVVRGKEGADPAAVAFDAVAKGVAEGVDVVMIDTAGRLHTKTGLMDELGKVKRVVEKKAAVDEVLLVLDATTGQNGLAQAKVFADVVSITGVVLTKLDGTAKGGIVFHVQRELGVPVKLVGLGEGADDLAPFEPEAFVDALLG; encoded by the coding sequence GTGAACACCACCGCCGTTATCGCGATCGTCGTTGTCGTAGTCGTGCTGCTGCTCGCCCTGGTGGCGACCGGTTTGGTGCTGTCTCGGCGACGGCGAATCTCGCTGCGCGACAGTGCCGATCGCACCCCGTCGGACGGGTCGCGGCAGGTCGACAAGTCCGGTGGGTACAAGGCCGGGGGAGGTTTCTCCTTCACGCAGGGCGGAGCGACCGCGCTGGCCGAACCGCCGAAGACCGGTGACACGCCGACGATCGAGCGCACCGACACCGACGGTCAGCCCGGTGTCGGCGACGATGCCGCGATTCCCCGTGACGCGCCCAAGCGGGGTTATACCAACGTCCCGCTTCCCGAGCCAAAGGTCGACGAACCACGGTCGCCGGCCGTTGATGAACAGCCCGCGACAGAGGTGGGGGGCGCGGAACCGACCGTCATCGAGCCCGACATCGTCGACCCGGCGATCGTCGAACCGGAGGTCGTGGAACCGGCGATCGTCGAGGATTCAGTAGTCGAGACGCCTCTGCGCGAGCCTCTCGCTCCCGCGGAGCCGATCTCGGACACGACCGTCGAACCCGCTCCACCCGGCCGGGTGCTCGACGACATCGCCCCCACCGCCGGCCGTCTGGGTCATCTGCGGGGCCGGCTCTCACGGTCACAGAACGCGTTCGGCAAGAGCATGCTGGGCCTGCTCGGTGCAGGCGACCTCGACGAGGATTCCTGGGAGGAGATCGAGGACACGCTGCTTCTCGCGGACATCGGGACGTCGGTGACCATGGCCGTCGTCGACGAGCTCAGGACTGCACTGGCCGCCAACCCTGTCAGCAACGCAGCCGAGGTCCGTGCGTTGCTCCGCCGTGTGCTGATCGGACAGATCGAGCCCGACCTCGACCGGTCCATCCGTGCGCTTCCCCATGCGGGCACCCCGTCGGTGCTGCTGGTCGTCGGTGTCAACGGCACCGGTAAGACCACCACAACCGGCAAACTCGCGCGTGTTCTCGTCGCAGATGGCCGCCGGGTGCTGCTGGGGGCGGCGGATACGTTCCGCGCCGCCGCGGCCGACCAGCTGCAGACCTGGGCCGAACGAGTCGGCGCCGAGGTTGTCAGAGGTAAAGAAGGAGCGGATCCGGCGGCGGTGGCATTCGATGCAGTTGCCAAGGGCGTGGCCGAAGGCGTCGACGTGGTCATGATCGACACTGCCGGCCGACTGCACACCAAGACCGGCTTGATGGATGAGCTCGGCAAGGTCAAGCGGGTCGTGGAGAAGAAGGCCGCCGTCGACGAGGTCCTGCTGGTCCTCGATGCCACCACAGGTCAGAACGGACTTGCGCAGGCAAAGGTGTTCGCCGACGTCGTGTCCATCACCGGTGTGGTTCTCACGAAGCTGGACGGCACCGCCAAGGGTGGCATCGTCTTCCACGTACAGCGTGAACTGGGTGTCCCCGTCAAACTCGTCGGGCTCGGAGAGGGCGCAGACGATCTCGCGCCGTTCGAGCCGGAAGCGTTCGTGGACGCCCTGCTGGGCTGA
- the egtB gene encoding ergothioneine biosynthesis protein EgtB: protein MSITVDQSALTSHFLDVRGLTDALTDPLSPEDQVPQSMTDASPAKWHRAHVTWFFEEFILRTDPDYTVYDETFRYLFNSYYEAVGARHPRPHRGLVTRPGVEEVTRYREYVDAAVVSAMRDGRLDEEALRLVELGCNHEQQHQELLLMDIKHLFSTHPFAPQYVERAPDGQPAEATALQWHSVSGGLTDVGASGAGFSYDNEGPRHTVFLQDFQIANRLVTNAEWREFMADDGYRRSELWLSDGWANVQATGQNAPGYWSLDDGTWTTFTLSGRRPVVDAEPVLHVSFYEADAFARWAGARLPTEFEWEAAALTLAPPQGTLLDPGRCHPRAAGATMIGDVWEWTASAYLPYPGFVPANGAVGEYNGKFMSDQHVLRGASAVTPVGHQRATYRNFFPAASRWAFSGLRLAR, encoded by the coding sequence ATGAGCATCACGGTCGACCAATCCGCCCTCACCTCCCACTTTCTCGACGTCAGAGGCCTCACCGATGCGTTGACCGATCCGTTGTCCCCGGAAGACCAGGTACCGCAGTCGATGACCGACGCGAGCCCGGCGAAATGGCATCGGGCGCACGTCACCTGGTTCTTCGAGGAATTCATCCTGCGAACCGATCCGGACTACACGGTGTACGACGAGACGTTCCGGTATCTGTTCAACAGCTACTACGAGGCCGTCGGGGCGAGGCACCCTCGCCCCCACCGAGGTCTGGTGACCCGCCCCGGTGTGGAGGAAGTGACCAGATACCGGGAGTACGTCGACGCCGCGGTGGTGTCGGCGATGAGGGATGGCCGACTCGATGAGGAAGCCCTGCGGCTGGTGGAGCTCGGCTGCAACCATGAACAGCAGCATCAGGAACTTCTGCTGATGGACATCAAGCATCTGTTCTCGACCCATCCGTTCGCGCCGCAATATGTCGAGCGGGCACCCGACGGGCAGCCTGCCGAAGCAACTGCCCTGCAGTGGCATTCGGTGTCCGGGGGTCTCACCGACGTCGGCGCCTCGGGAGCCGGCTTCTCCTACGACAACGAAGGTCCACGACACACCGTGTTCCTGCAGGACTTCCAGATCGCCAACCGGCTTGTCACCAACGCCGAATGGCGCGAGTTCATGGCCGACGACGGCTACCGGCGTTCGGAGCTGTGGCTGTCGGACGGATGGGCCAACGTCCAGGCCACCGGACAGAACGCGCCCGGTTACTGGAGTCTCGACGACGGCACGTGGACCACGTTCACGTTGTCGGGGCGTAGGCCGGTGGTCGATGCCGAACCGGTTCTGCACGTCTCCTTCTACGAGGCAGACGCGTTTGCGCGGTGGGCAGGAGCACGCCTGCCCACCGAGTTCGAATGGGAGGCAGCCGCGTTGACGCTCGCTCCCCCGCAGGGCACGCTGTTGGACCCCGGTCGGTGTCATCCGCGCGCCGCAGGCGCCACGATGATCGGCGACGTCTGGGAATGGACAGCGAGCGCGTATCTCCCCTACCCCGGTTTCGTTCCGGCGAACGGGGCCGTTGGCGAATACAACGGGAAGTTCATGAGCGACCAGCACGTGCTGCGCGGAGCAAGCGCTGTGACGCCCGTGGGTCATCAGCGAGCCACCTACCGAAACTTCTTCCCCGCCGCGTCTCGGTGGGCCTTCAGCGGACTGCGGTTGGCGAGATGA
- the ffh gene encoding signal recognition particle protein: MFDSLSGRLADVLTDLRGKGKLSDADIDRTCREIRLALLEADVSLPVVRGFISRIKERAKGAEVSGALNPAQQVVKIVNEELVTILGGETRRIRFAKTPPTVIMLAGLQGAGKTTLAGKLASWLKKQGHTPMLVACDLQRPGAVTQLQIVGERAGVPVFAPHPGTSVGGTGELGVSSGDTLSEPVEVARAGVAEAKTKLHDIVIVDTAGRLGIDEELMRQAKGIRDAVQPDEVLFVLDAMIGQDAVATAEAFAEGVDFTGVVLTKLDGDARGGAALSVREMTGRPIMFASSGEKLEDFDVFHPDRMSSRILGMGDVLSLIEQAEEHWDAQQAEAAATKITQGELTLEDFLEQMLMIRKMGPIGNLLGMLPGAGQMKDVLSQVDDKQLDKVQAIIRGMTPAERENPKIINGSRRARIANGSGVTVSDVNQLVDRFFDARKMMSQMAGRMGGMPGGNRKVNRKKGKKGKKGGRGPTPPKVRGGMPGMGGMPGMPAGFPDLSNMPAGLDQLPPGLEGIDVSQFQRPKKK; the protein is encoded by the coding sequence ATGTTCGACTCCCTCTCCGGCCGGTTGGCCGATGTACTGACCGATCTGCGCGGCAAGGGCAAGCTGTCCGACGCGGACATCGACCGTACTTGTCGCGAGATCCGTCTCGCCCTGCTCGAAGCAGACGTCTCGCTCCCGGTGGTCCGCGGATTCATCAGCCGCATCAAGGAACGGGCGAAGGGCGCCGAGGTCTCGGGTGCCCTGAACCCGGCCCAGCAGGTCGTGAAGATCGTCAACGAGGAACTCGTCACCATCCTCGGCGGCGAGACCCGCCGGATCCGGTTCGCGAAGACTCCGCCGACGGTGATCATGCTGGCAGGTCTGCAGGGTGCCGGTAAGACGACGCTCGCGGGCAAACTGGCGTCCTGGCTCAAGAAGCAAGGGCACACGCCCATGCTCGTGGCCTGTGACCTCCAACGTCCCGGCGCCGTCACCCAGCTGCAGATCGTCGGTGAGCGGGCCGGGGTACCGGTGTTCGCGCCCCACCCCGGCACCAGTGTCGGCGGCACCGGCGAGCTGGGTGTGTCCTCGGGCGACACCCTGTCCGAGCCGGTCGAGGTGGCCCGCGCGGGCGTCGCCGAGGCCAAGACCAAACTTCACGACATCGTGATCGTCGACACCGCGGGCCGGCTCGGTATCGACGAAGAGTTGATGCGTCAGGCCAAAGGCATCCGGGACGCCGTACAGCCCGACGAGGTGCTGTTCGTCCTCGACGCGATGATCGGTCAGGACGCGGTGGCGACCGCAGAGGCGTTTGCCGAGGGCGTCGACTTCACCGGCGTGGTGTTGACCAAACTCGACGGCGATGCGCGCGGCGGTGCCGCGCTGTCGGTCCGGGAGATGACCGGCCGTCCCATCATGTTCGCCTCGTCCGGTGAGAAACTCGAAGACTTCGACGTCTTCCATCCCGACCGCATGTCGAGTCGGATCCTCGGCATGGGCGACGTGCTCAGTCTCATCGAGCAGGCCGAAGAACATTGGGATGCGCAGCAGGCCGAGGCCGCGGCCACCAAGATCACGCAGGGCGAGCTCACCCTCGAGGACTTCCTCGAGCAGATGCTGATGATCCGAAAGATGGGGCCGATCGGCAACCTGCTGGGCATGTTGCCCGGTGCCGGTCAGATGAAAGACGTGCTGTCGCAGGTCGATGACAAACAGCTCGACAAGGTGCAGGCCATCATCCGGGGCATGACGCCCGCCGAGCGCGAGAACCCCAAGATCATCAACGGCTCCCGGCGCGCCCGGATCGCCAACGGTTCGGGTGTCACCGTCAGCGACGTGAACCAACTGGTCGACCGCTTCTTCGACGCGCGCAAGATGATGTCGCAGATGGCGGGTCGGATGGGCGGGATGCCCGGCGGGAACCGGAAGGTCAACCGGAAGAAGGGCAAGAAAGGCAAGAAGGGCGGACGGGGCCCGACACCTCCCAAGGTGCGCGGCGGTATGCCCGGGATGGGTGGCATGCCGGGCATGCCGGCCGGGTTCCCGGACCTGTCGAACATGCCCGCCGGTCTTGATCAGTTGCCGCCCGGACTCGAGGGGATCGACGTCAGCCAGTTCCAGCGGCCGAAGAAGAAATAG
- the trmD gene encoding tRNA (guanosine(37)-N1)-methyltransferase TrmD: MRIGVVSIFPDYLEPMRMALLGKAIGKGIVALDTYDLRDWTHDVHRAVDDSPYGGGPGMVMKPTVWGPCLDEVCPDEALLVVPTPAGVPFTQATAQAWSREKHIVFACGRYEGIDQRVIDDAAKRVRVQEVSIGDFVLIGGEVAVMAMVEATVRLIDGVLGNASSHQQDSFSDGLLEGPSYTRPPVWRGLEVPEVLRGGDHAKQQQWRREQSLARTRERRPDLLPPEQ, translated from the coding sequence ATCCGTATCGGGGTGGTCTCGATCTTCCCCGACTATCTCGAGCCCATGCGAATGGCATTGCTGGGCAAGGCGATCGGCAAGGGGATCGTCGCACTCGACACCTACGATCTGCGCGACTGGACGCACGACGTGCACCGCGCCGTCGACGATTCCCCCTACGGGGGCGGGCCTGGAATGGTCATGAAGCCCACGGTGTGGGGGCCCTGTCTCGACGAAGTGTGTCCAGACGAAGCGCTTCTCGTGGTGCCCACTCCCGCAGGCGTCCCTTTCACCCAGGCAACCGCGCAGGCGTGGAGCCGCGAGAAGCACATCGTCTTCGCCTGTGGACGGTATGAGGGGATCGATCAGCGGGTGATCGATGACGCCGCCAAACGCGTTCGTGTGCAGGAGGTCTCGATCGGCGACTTCGTCCTCATCGGGGGTGAGGTGGCTGTCATGGCGATGGTGGAGGCCACCGTTCGCCTGATCGATGGCGTACTGGGAAACGCGTCCTCGCATCAGCAGGATTCGTTCTCCGACGGCCTCCTGGAGGGGCCCAGTTACACCAGGCCGCCGGTGTGGCGCGGGCTCGAGGTCCCCGAGGTCCTCCGCGGCGGTGACCACGCAAAACAGCAACAGTGGCGCCGCGAACAATCCCTCGCCCGCACGAGGGAGCGTCGCCCCGATCTCCTACCTCCTGAGCAGTAG
- the rimM gene encoding ribosome maturation factor RimM (Essential for efficient processing of 16S rRNA) gives MDLVIGRVTKTHGVRGELVVDVRTDDPEERFAIGQKLRGRLSTGKNTFVENSYTVTAARNHSGRLLLSVAEVGDRDSAMALRGLLFLIDADEVSSGDDPDEFYDHELQGVPVRTVDGDDVGVVADVVHLPAGDLLSVTTDEGREILIPFVTAIVPTVSRSLIEIDPPDGLLDPE, from the coding sequence ATGGACCTGGTAATCGGCCGCGTCACCAAGACGCACGGCGTGCGCGGTGAACTGGTGGTCGACGTCCGCACCGACGATCCGGAAGAGCGCTTCGCCATCGGGCAGAAGCTGCGAGGCCGTCTGTCCACCGGTAAGAACACCTTCGTCGAGAACAGCTATACGGTGACAGCCGCCCGGAACCATTCCGGGCGGCTGTTGCTGTCTGTTGCCGAGGTCGGGGACCGCGACTCGGCCATGGCGCTCCGCGGACTGCTTTTCTTGATCGACGCCGACGAGGTTTCGTCCGGCGACGATCCGGACGAGTTCTATGACCATGAACTGCAAGGGGTTCCGGTGCGCACCGTTGATGGCGACGACGTCGGTGTGGTCGCCGATGTGGTGCATCTGCCCGCCGGGGATCTGTTGTCGGTGACCACTGACGAAGGCCGCGAGATCCTGATCCCGTTTGTCACAGCGATCGTGCCGACGGTGAGTCGGAGCCTGATCGAAATCGACCCACCCGACGGTCTGCTGGATCCGGAATGA
- a CDS encoding helix-turn-helix domain-containing protein, protein MEDELHQALTTVGPRLRALRKEREITLADLSEATGISESTLSRLESGGRKPTLELLLPLAKVHGVPLDELVGAPATGDPRIHLRPIKRHGRTFIPLTRRAGGIQAFKQIIPPAHGPQVPTPQTHEGYEWLYVLSGRVRLILGEQDLELKAGEAAEFDTHVPHWMGAAGTEPAEMLCLFGTQGERAHVRATS, encoded by the coding sequence ATGGAAGACGAACTCCACCAAGCCCTCACGACGGTTGGCCCGCGGTTGCGAGCACTGCGCAAGGAACGCGAGATCACTCTCGCCGATCTGTCCGAGGCCACCGGCATCTCGGAGAGCACCCTGTCACGACTCGAATCCGGAGGCCGCAAGCCCACACTCGAGTTGCTGCTCCCATTGGCCAAGGTGCATGGCGTTCCGCTGGACGAACTCGTCGGAGCGCCCGCGACCGGTGATCCCCGGATCCATCTGCGCCCGATCAAACGGCATGGTCGCACCTTCATTCCGCTGACCCGGCGAGCCGGCGGCATCCAGGCCTTCAAGCAGATCATCCCGCCCGCGCACGGCCCCCAGGTTCCCACTCCGCAAACACACGAGGGTTACGAATGGCTCTACGTACTGTCCGGGCGGGTCCGGCTGATCCTCGGAGAACAGGACCTCGAGCTCAAGGCCGGTGAAGCCGCCGAGTTCGACACCCACGTTCCGCACTGGATGGGGGCCGCCGGGACCGAGCCCGCCGAGATGCTGTGCCTCTTCGGTACCCAAGGCGAGCGAGCGCACGTCCGCGCCACGTCGTGA
- a CDS encoding NAD(P)/FAD-dependent oxidoreductase, producing MSTDEQILDDYEVVVVGGGAAGLSAALVLGRSRRSVLVLDSGQPRNAPAAGVHGLLTRDGISPAEYVAIGREEVRSYGGHVVDVEATVVRGDVDLGFVVVLSDGREVRARRVLVTTGLTDELPDIPGLSEQWGTGVLHCPYCHGWEIRDQAIGILAVTEQAAHQALLFRQWSADVILFVNDSVRPTEEESAQLAARGVCVVEGRVAAVESSDGKLTGVRMADGTVCEREVIVVMPRFVARADFLVDLGLTLTDHPKGAGQYIEADETGLTDVPGVYVAGNVANLMAQVGGAAADGAVAASAINMELVTADAREALAAAG from the coding sequence ATGAGTACCGATGAGCAGATTCTCGACGACTACGAGGTTGTCGTCGTAGGCGGCGGAGCAGCCGGCCTGAGTGCTGCCCTCGTGCTGGGCCGCTCCCGGCGGTCGGTCCTCGTCCTCGACTCCGGACAACCCAGGAACGCTCCCGCTGCCGGAGTACACGGTTTGCTGACCCGAGACGGGATCTCGCCGGCGGAATATGTGGCGATCGGGCGGGAGGAGGTTCGCAGCTACGGCGGGCACGTGGTGGATGTAGAGGCGACAGTCGTCCGAGGTGACGTTGATCTGGGGTTTGTGGTCGTCTTGAGCGACGGCCGGGAGGTGCGAGCCCGTCGGGTGCTAGTCACCACGGGACTGACCGATGAGCTGCCCGACATCCCAGGACTGTCAGAGCAGTGGGGAACAGGCGTTCTGCATTGTCCCTACTGCCACGGCTGGGAGATTCGTGACCAGGCGATCGGCATCCTGGCGGTCACCGAGCAGGCCGCGCACCAAGCGTTGTTGTTCCGGCAGTGGAGCGCCGACGTGATCTTGTTCGTCAACGACTCCGTGCGGCCGACCGAGGAGGAGTCGGCACAGCTCGCGGCGCGCGGGGTGTGCGTGGTCGAAGGTCGGGTCGCGGCCGTCGAGTCGTCCGACGGGAAGTTGACCGGGGTGCGGATGGCGGACGGGACGGTCTGTGAGCGTGAGGTGATCGTGGTGATGCCCCGGTTTGTCGCCCGGGCCGACTTCCTCGTCGACCTGGGTCTGACACTGACCGACCACCCCAAGGGGGCCGGGCAGTACATCGAGGCGGATGAGACCGGCCTGACCGACGTTCCCGGGGTGTACGTCGCAGGCAACGTGGCGAACCTGATGGCTCAGGTCGGCGGTGCGGCGGCCGATGGCGCGGTTGCGGCGTCCGCGATCAACATGGAACTCGTCACCGCCGATGCCCGCGAGGCCCTCGCAGCCGCCGGCTGA
- a CDS encoding RNA-binding protein, with translation MSVVVADAVEHLVRGIVANPDDVRVELVTGRRGRFVEVHVNPEDLGKVIGRNGRTATALRTLVTGIGGRGVRVDIVDTDR, from the coding sequence GTGAGCGTTGTCGTCGCCGACGCCGTCGAACACCTCGTTCGCGGCATCGTTGCCAACCCCGACGACGTCCGCGTCGAACTGGTCACCGGACGGCGAGGGCGTTTTGTCGAGGTTCACGTGAACCCCGAGGACCTCGGTAAGGTCATCGGTCGCAATGGCCGCACGGCCACTGCACTGCGCACTCTGGTCACCGGAATCGGTGGCCGGGGCGTTCGTGTCGACATCGTCGACACCGACCGCTGA
- a CDS encoding amidohydrolase family protein yields MSLPQLHFRGRSVGSGEPVEFWVDGGVITRTPVAGATTITDGGWIMPGLVDAHNHVGIAPGLGVTIEQARSFAHQDLRAGATLIREVGSPLDTHPLDDDPTCPRFIRAGKHIARPKRYLRDYGVDLDDVQDLPAEVARQARAGDGWVKLVGDWIDRDLGDLAPLWPDDVLLEAVSVAHDLGAKVTAHVFGAQALHGLIDAGIDCIEHGTGLDDNLIARMAERNIALVPTMIQVENFPSIADGADRFPAYQKHMRKLYADAPATFAKAIEAGVAVYAGTDAGGFVEHGRIVDEIEALSKVGLTPAEAIDAACSAARTWLDAGTLADGDRADVLVLRADPVEDLAALRAPAAIVCGGHVV; encoded by the coding sequence ATGTCATTGCCGCAGTTGCACTTTCGCGGACGCAGCGTCGGCTCCGGTGAACCCGTCGAGTTCTGGGTCGATGGCGGGGTCATCACGAGGACTCCCGTCGCCGGGGCCACCACGATCACCGATGGCGGCTGGATCATGCCGGGACTGGTGGACGCGCACAACCACGTGGGGATCGCGCCCGGTCTCGGCGTCACCATCGAACAGGCCCGGTCATTTGCTCACCAGGATCTGCGGGCGGGAGCAACGCTGATCCGGGAGGTCGGCTCGCCGCTCGACACCCACCCACTCGATGACGACCCGACCTGCCCGCGATTCATCCGCGCCGGGAAACACATCGCGCGACCGAAACGGTATCTGCGCGACTACGGCGTCGACCTCGACGACGTGCAAGACCTGCCGGCGGAGGTCGCTCGTCAGGCCCGCGCGGGCGATGGGTGGGTCAAACTCGTCGGAGATTGGATCGACCGGGACCTCGGCGACCTCGCGCCGCTGTGGCCCGATGACGTGCTTCTCGAAGCCGTCTCGGTTGCTCACGACCTCGGCGCGAAGGTCACCGCCCACGTCTTCGGCGCACAGGCGTTGCACGGTCTGATCGATGCCGGCATCGACTGCATCGAACACGGCACAGGACTCGACGACAACCTCATCGCACGCATGGCCGAACGCAATATCGCCTTGGTGCCGACCATGATCCAGGTGGAGAACTTCCCGTCGATCGCCGACGGGGCAGATCGTTTCCCCGCCTATCAGAAGCACATGCGAAAGCTGTATGCCGACGCCCCGGCGACTTTCGCCAAGGCCATCGAGGCCGGGGTTGCCGTGTACGCCGGCACCGATGCGGGCGGGTTCGTGGAACACGGTCGTATCGTCGACGAGATAGAGGCTCTGTCGAAGGTGGGCCTGACCCCGGCCGAAGCCATCGACGCCGCGTGTTCGGCGGCGCGCACCTGGCTCGATGCCGGCACGCTCGCCGATGGTGATCGCGCTGATGTCCTTGTGCTACGGGCGGATCCCGTCGAGGACCTCGCGGCGCTCCGTGCGCCCGCGGCCATCGTGTGCGGTGGACACGTGGTTTGA
- a CDS encoding P-II family nitrogen regulator, which yields MKLITAIVKPFTLEDVKAGLEQAGVVGMTVSEVQGYGRQKGHTEVYRGAEYSVDFVPKVRVEVVVDDAAVDKVVDVIVEAARTGKIGDGKVWVSPVEAVVRVRTGERGGDAL from the coding sequence GTGAAGCTCATTACCGCAATCGTGAAGCCATTCACGCTTGAAGACGTCAAGGCGGGACTGGAACAAGCCGGTGTCGTAGGTATGACGGTCAGCGAAGTCCAGGGTTATGGACGTCAGAAAGGCCACACCGAGGTGTACCGCGGTGCGGAGTACTCGGTGGACTTCGTCCCCAAGGTCCGCGTGGAGGTCGTCGTCGACGACGCCGCCGTGGACAAGGTGGTCGACGTGATCGTGGAAGCGGCCCGAACCGGCAAGATCGGTGACGGCAAGGTGTGGGTGTCGCCGGTGGAAGCGGTTGTCCGGGTTCGTACCGGAGAACGCGGCGGCGACGCGCTGTAA
- a CDS encoding ammonium transporter — MDLPDTGDTAWMLASSALVLLMTPGLAFFYGGMVRAKSVLNMLMMSVISMGIVTVLWSLYGFSVAFGEDKGNFIGDPTQYFGLDGVISGNAAPEVLADPATGTEPAAEVAIPMFGTIPLALFVAFQLMFAILTVALVSGAVADRMKFSAWAAFTALWSTFVYFPVAHWVFAFDGYTGETGGWIANKLKVIDFAGGTAVHINAGIAGLVLAVILGRRQGWPGTPMRPHNLPFVMLGAGLLWFGWYGFNAGSAVSANGTAASTFLTTTIATAAAMLCWLLVERIRDGHATTLGAASGIVAGLVAITPACSAVNTWGALIIGAVAGILCALAVGLKYKLGYDDSLDVVGVHLVGGLVGTILIGFVAVADTYSGVDGLFFGGGVDQLWRQVVGALAVLAYSAVVTAIIALILKFTIGLKLDPEAESEGADESEHAESAYDFASLGGSSTQFGHSVPVAATAKEG, encoded by the coding sequence ATGGATTTGCCGGATACAGGTGATACGGCATGGATGTTGGCGAGCTCCGCGCTCGTATTGCTGATGACGCCTGGTTTGGCGTTCTTCTACGGTGGCATGGTCCGTGCGAAGAGCGTTCTCAACATGCTCATGATGAGCGTGATCTCGATGGGCATCGTCACGGTGCTCTGGTCGTTGTACGGCTTCTCGGTCGCGTTCGGAGAGGACAAGGGCAATTTCATCGGTGACCCGACGCAGTACTTCGGTCTCGATGGGGTCATCAGCGGGAACGCGGCCCCGGAAGTTCTGGCCGACCCGGCCACCGGCACCGAGCCCGCAGCTGAAGTCGCCATCCCGATGTTCGGCACGATCCCGCTCGCACTGTTTGTTGCCTTCCAGCTGATGTTCGCCATCCTCACCGTGGCCTTGGTCTCCGGCGCTGTCGCCGACCGCATGAAGTTCAGCGCCTGGGCCGCCTTCACCGCCCTGTGGTCGACCTTCGTCTACTTCCCGGTGGCTCACTGGGTGTTCGCGTTCGACGGCTACACCGGTGAGACCGGTGGCTGGATCGCCAACAAGCTCAAGGTGATCGACTTCGCCGGTGGCACAGCGGTTCACATCAACGCCGGTATCGCCGGTCTGGTTCTCGCGGTCATCCTCGGCAGGCGTCAAGGCTGGCCCGGTACCCCGATGCGCCCGCACAACCTGCCGTTCGTGATGCTCGGCGCCGGCCTGCTCTGGTTCGGCTGGTACGGATTCAACGCCGGTTCGGCGGTGTCCGCCAACGGAACTGCGGCGAGCACCTTCTTGACCACGACGATTGCCACGGCAGCGGCAATGCTCTGCTGGTTGCTCGTGGAGCGGATCCGTGACGGTCATGCCACCACACTCGGCGCGGCGTCGGGCATCGTTGCCGGCCTCGTTGCCATCACCCCGGCCTGTAGCGCCGTGAACACCTGGGGCGCCTTGATCATCGGCGCGGTCGCAGGCATCCTCTGTGCGCTGGCCGTCGGTCTCAAGTACAAGCTCGGCTACGACGACTCGCTCGACGTCGTCGGTGTCCACCTCGTCGGTGGCCTTGTCGGCACCATCCTGATCGGGTTCGTCGCGGTCGCCGACACCTACTCCGGTGTGGACGGTCTGTTCTTCGGCGGCGGCGTCGACCAGCTCTGGCGCCAGGTCGTCGGTGCGCTCGCAGTGCTCGCCTACTCGGCGGTTGTCACCGCAATCATCGCGCTCATCTTGAAGTTCACCATCGGTCTCAAACTCGACCCCGAAGCCGAGTCCGAGGGTGCCGACGAATCCGAACATGCTGAATCCGCGTACGATTTTGCATCACTGGGCGGGTCCAGCACGCAATTTGGTCACAGCGTTCCAGTGGCCGCAACGGCCAAGGAGGGATGA